The DNA sequence GATTATCGAATCTTATCGAACAATTGCCGCCAACACAGACCGCTTCATCGGGTTTGAACTGACCCGTGACCTGGCTCCCTTCGGATCGGTCTACGATCTCGATACGTATGCCGCCCTGATGGAGATCCCGCAGTGTATCGGCGCCAAACACTCATCCTTCCATCGCGAACCGGAGTGGGAGCGGCTGCAGCTACGCGATCAGAAACGTCCCGATTTCAAAGTATTCACGGGAAATGATTTTGGGATCGATATGGTCCAGTACGGCAGCGATTACCTGCTCGGCCTAAGCACTTTCGCCCCCGACCTGTTCGCGAAACGGGATGCATACTGGGAAGCAGGCGATCCGGCGTTTTATGAATTGAACGACCTGCTGCAGTACCTGGGTTATTTCACCTTCCGCAGCCCTTCGCCGGCTTACAAGCATTCGGCGGCCCAGTTTCTGCACCTGCGAGGTTGGGTGAAGACGAATCAGACACATCCGAACAGCCCGACGCGCCCCGACAGCGATATTGAGATTCTGCGCGAACTGGGACAGCGACTCAATGTCATCGACTAAGCAAAAACTCCCCATGACCAGGTTTGATCATGGGGAGTTTATTGTTGTATTCAGTCTGTCTTATCGAATCACGAATCAGCCAGGGGCTCTTTCTTTTCGGTGATGACGGGCAGTTCCTGAGATTTTTCGGCATTGATCTGGATGTAATCCTGCCACTTATCAGGAAGATTGTCCTCGTGAAAAATCGCTTCTACCGGACATTCTGGCACGCAAGCTTCACAGTCGATGCACTCATCAGGATTGATGTAGACCATGGATTCCCCTTCGTAGAAACATTCTACGGGGCAAACCACAACACAGTCTGTGTATTTGCAGTTGAAGCAAGCCTCTGTAACCACGTGTGCCATGAGTTTTCCTTTCTGGACGTTGCACTTCTAAATGTGATTAATCTACTCGAAGCGTTTAATGGTATTATAGACTTCGAAAATCAAAAAACTACCAGTCGCGCTCAATCAGACCTCGCTGTGGATGAGTCTGAATGGCAGTCATTTGTGATAGAACTCAAGTTGATCAACCCGCCTCCCAAAGAAACGGACGGTTCATCCTAGAACGCTGAAAATCAGGTGTCAAGACTACATATTCCCGGCCCGGCTCAGCCCCTGTTTCTTCTATCGGCAATCTTCCTGATAATCATGCGTTGTTTGCCAAGGGTAGGGCGACAAAGAAGACCTGATGATCTGCTTAGCACTCTTTCTTCAGAGACCAGCCTGAGTCCTGTGTTTTTTCGGATTGACACATATTGACAGAATCTGGTTCTCGACATAATCTACGCACGAAATTTCGATTCGCCCTTGAGTAACCCAGGATGGAGACCGCTCAGTTTGATCGAAATCTCTGCGACTTACTCGAAATTAAGCCGCATCAAATCTCTCAAAACATCCAAACTTACCTGTTTTTGAGCACGGAACTCCCCGGTTTTCCATAGCGAATGGAGTCGCTGAATGACAAACAACACCCCCACACCTGTCCCCTTTATCAATCTCGTCGACCAGTATCAGAGAATCAAGACTGAGGTTCAGGATGCCGTCCTGAATGTGTTTGAAAATCAGTCTTTCGTTCTCGGCGATGAAGTCGCTGAATTTGAGTGTGATATTGCCGAATATTGCGACTCCCGGAATGCCATCGGAGTTGCTTCAGGCACCGATGCCCTCCTGCTGGCCCTGATGGCCCTGGAAATCGGCCCCGGCGATGAAGTCATTACCAGCCCGTTTACCTTCTTTGCAACAGGCAGCTCGATTGCCCGCGTGGGTGCGACTCCGGTATTTGCCGATATCGACCCCGTGAGCTTCAATCTCTGCCCTGAGTCAATCGAAGAAAAGATTACCGAACGCACCAAAGCCATTATGCCTGTCCATATTTTTGGACAATGTGCCGACATGGAACCAATCTGGCGTAATGCCGTCCGGAATGGGATTCCCGTCATCGAAGACGCAGCCCAGGCAATTGGAGCCGAATACCGGGGCCGGCGTGCTGGTGTTCTGGGAACCGTAGGCTGTTTCAGCTTCTTCCCAACCAAGAATCTGGGGGGCGCCGGAGATGGTGGACTGGTTACCACCGATGATCCGGACCTCGCTACCCGAATCCGTCGCCTGCGGGTTCACGGAGACCTGGGCGGTTATCAGCATGCTGAAGTCGGTATCAACAGTCGTCTGGATGCCCTGCAGGCAGCAGTACTGCGGGTCAAACTGAAACACCTGGATCAGTGGACCAGCGAACGACAGGAAAATGCTCGTCGGTATAATTCCCTGCTGCGTCACTACCAGCTGCTGGATTGCATCGAACCTCCTGCCGTGCTGCCGGACCGTCGTCACGTTTACAATCAGTACAGTCTCCGTGTCAAAGGCGGGCAGCGGGACAAGGTGCTGAACGACTTACGTGAAAAGCAGATTGGCTGTGCGATCTACTATCCACGTCCCCTGCATCTGCAACAGTGCTTCCAGTATCTGGGATACCAGGAAGGGGATCTGCCTGTCACTGAACTGATCACCAGTGAGTGCCTGGCTCTGCCTATTTTCTCTGAATTAACAGCGACTCAGCAGGAAACTGTGATTCGCGGAATTGCGGAAAGCCTGGGTCGGCTTTCTTCTCCTCACTTTCCGACCCTCTATTCAGAGACATCACAGGTCAGAAAGGTTGCTTAATCAGCAATCCGAACAATCTGAAATTTCAAAATCCCCTGATTGCTCCGGCAGTCAGGGGATTTTTTGTTGCACGGTAGAGGCTCCTGAGGCAGCCACACACCAAAGTCATCCCAGTTTACTCAACCGGACCTGACAGCATTTTGCAGTGGCGAAAAACCTACAAAAAATCAGGACGCGCCCACACGACTGCCTTTCGTAGGGTAAGCTTAGAGTGATGAAATTAATTTCCTGCATCGATGTGCAAAGCATCCAAAAACCAATCCCAATTCCTGCCAAAATAATGACGTTGATCGGCAGTTAAGGAGAGCCCATGCCGACTCTTTTTCAAAAACCGATAATTCTGATCATACTGGCTTTTGTTTTCTGCGTTTCCGTTTCGGACTCCTCACATGCAGCAGAAACACCAGGGGAACCTGATTCCACGGCCAGCAAAACCGCCATTGCGCTCAACTACTGTCGCGCCGCGTTCTACCGCATCAGGAAGACCGGCTCGAAAGAGGTGATGTATGAGGAACGGGAAAAGATCCTCAACAACCTGAACCTCAACGGCATCGGTGATGAGAAAGTCATCAAACTCTACTCATCAGTACTCGATGAAATCTCACAGGTCGAGATCGCGGACCAGGAACGCGAATACTTCAAGAACAAACATAATTACCAGGCTCGCCAGAAAGTGGCCATCAACGCGCTGGCACTCACGACCGATGTACTCACACTGCAGTTTGGCAGTGCCGTCCGCACGGGTGCCAACAGCTGGTGGGACTATCGGAACGTCCAGGCGCAGAAAGACCTCGACCTCTGGAAAGTCGATAAACAACGTATGGAGACGGTGATCTCCAAATCGACCCTCTTCCTGGACACCTTCTGGAAACTGGCCCAGGAGAAAAAGATTCCGGATCAATGGCTGATCCGGGATGTGGATCTCGATGCGCTGGATGAAGCCATGCAGGAGCAGAACCCGCGCGTGCGTTTGCGGATTCTGAAACGCATGGAACGCTTCATGAGCCACTATCCTCCGTACTGGTATTACGTTGCCCGTACGCAGCAGGCCCAGGGGCAACTGTTCGCCGCCTCGCAGACCTATACCGAACTGGCGAGTATCGGTGAAGGCTATTTCCGGCGAGATGACATGCTGGCCTCGGGTACGGCCAACCTGGCCAGTATTCGCGACTACCTGGGACAACCGGGTGCCGCACAGATGGCGATGAAATCACAAACCTATTCCAGCGAAGTCTGGGAAGCCAACCTGCTCTGTTCGCAGATCCTGCAGAAGCATCAGCAGGCGGATGAAGCAGAAGAAGCCATCCTGCGGAATCTGGACGTCGATCTGGAAACCCGGCAAAGCTCGGTCGCCCTGCTTTCGCTTTATTACAAGACAAATAACAAGCAGAAAATGATGGCTCAACTGAATCAGCCCAAGGTCGTGAAATCCGTTCCCGTCCCTACGTTGATTCAATGTGCCATATTCCTGGGAGCAGACAAAATGCCTCCGGTTGCTACTGCACAGATTGAATCCTCACTCTACGTCTATCCACAGCTCCATTTTGGTGCAGACGATATCGTCATTGCTTCCACTGGTAACTGGCATCTGCACATGTCTCAGGCGGAGCTGGTGATGGCAAACAAAACCTATTCCCGCCCCCGGCTTGCCACCGGACAAAATGAAGTTCATGCCCGTTTTGAACGGGTCGCCGAATTTGGAAATCCGTTTGCGAACTCAGGTCTGGCCACTGCGCAACCTAAACTGCGATTGAAATATCCGGACGGGTCCAGTTTGGAACTGATGCTGGCTTCAAACCCACAGGACCGCAAACAGATTGACGTCGGCAATGCTCTGAACACACTCAAAGCACCTCCCGGCCAGCACTACCGGATTGTTGGTGCAGAAATTCAGGGTCAGCGGATCGCCTTCAATGACAAAGCCATCGTTGACGACGGGCAACGCATTGTCAGACAGAAACCACAACCAGCCATGGATGCACCACGGCTGTCGCAGGACGAGCCTCGTCCGCAGCAGCCCGCCGTTGAGCAGACTCTCCAGGCCGAGACGAAGTCGAAACTTCCGATGCTGGATGTACCTGAGCTGGGCATCCCCCAGTCTCCTCCGCCAATCCCGGCCCTCTCCTTTGATCCGGGCACATTTGAGGAGGAGCAGGATATCCAGAAAGGGAAAAAAGGGACGGTAGTCAGCTTTCCAGCCCCTCCTGAAGAGACGAATGTACCGTAAATCCGGCAGAAACGGGTTCTGACCAGGCCAGAATTAGAAATCTGGTCCGATAAATAGTAGTCATCTGCCCCGGTCCCCGATATGATGACAGCAACGTATCCCGGCCCTGCTTTTCCGGAGCCGGTGCAAATCGCGACTTTTATTATTTGCGAAATCGATTCGCCGCGTCCAGACCGACCGCGAACGCACGCTTGAGCCAGAAACCATGCTTTCTTCCGAAAATGTTCCGTCCACCGCTTCTCCTGTTGAAGCAGGTCGACTCCCCCTGATTACCGATCTCACCCGGGAACAACTTGCCCAGTGGTGCATCGATCACGGTTCGTCTTCTTATCGTGCAGACCAGATTCGTCGCTGGATCTTTACCAAACGCGTCAACGATTTTGACGAAATGCACGACATCTCCAAAAAGTTTCGCGAACTGCTGAAAGAGAACTTCCGGCTGTTTTCGACTACGATCGTCAAACGGCAGACCGCAAAGGACCGCACGGAAAAGCTACTCCTGGAACTGGAAGACGGACACCACGTTGAATGCGTGCTGATGCGGGAACCCAAGCGGAATACCGTCTGTATCAGTACTCAGGTCGGTTGTGCAATGGGTTGCGTCTTCTGCGCCAGTGGACTGCTGGGACTGACCCGGAATCTGTCGATGGGCGAAATTCTGGAACAGATTCTCCGCCTGGACCGCGTGATTGATGAAGACGAACGCATCTCCAACATTGTGGTCATGGGAATCGGCGAGCCTCTGGCCAATCTTTCGGCACTGATTCCTGCCCTGGATACATTAAATCACAAGGGAGGCATGGGGATTGGCGCCCGTAAGATTACGGTCTCTACAGTCGGTCTTCCTGCAAAAATCCGGGAACTGGCGGATGTCAACAAATCATATATCCTCGCTGTTTCCCTGCACGCCCCCAACGATGTCCTCCGCGATCAGATCGTTCCCACGAACAATAAAATCGGGATTCAGAAAATCCTGGATGCCACCGATTACTATTACGTCACTACCGGCAGACGAGTGACCTTTGAGTACATCCTGCTGTCCGGCGTCAATGACAGTCCAGCTCACGCCCGCGAGCTGGCAGACCTGCTCAAACACCGTAATGCACACGTGAACCTGATTCCGGCCAATGGCGTAGAAGAGACCGGCTACCAGTGCCCCACCACAGCCGATGTAGATCGCTTCTTTATGACGCTGGCGAAAGGGGGCGTGAATGTCACTGTCCGCAAGCGTAAAGGGGACGACATCGATGCCGCCTGCGGCCAGTTGCGTCTGAACCGGGAAAAAGAAAAGGAAATGGTTCAGATTCAATAGAATTCAGGATTCTGAATCAGTGGCTTAATCCAGATTAAAATCTTCGGGATGGAAATTAACCAGCACGTCGTCCCGGAACATCAGGTAGACGCTGCGACCGGTCTTATCCGGTCCCCATTTGTACGCGTCATCCGTCGTACGGAATGACCCACCGCTGGCTTTCAACCATTTGGAGGATTCCTCGAATTCCCCTTCTTCACCGAGTTCTTTCTCAACGCTGGCGCGCGACATGCCGGATTGCAGCCGGTGTTTCAAGATCCAGTTCAACGCATCAGGATCACGATCGGTGAGGAATAACATCCGCTGATGCTCTGCTTTACTGACCCGCTTCTCTGCTCGATGTGTGCCACTCGCCATACCGCTGTCCCAGTCGGGCATGGTTTCACATCCCGAATTCAGCAGCAGCGTGACGACAATACATGTCATCCACGGCGCCATGGATCGTAGATTGGCCATGATCATTTCCGTCTGATAAAAGGTCTTGAAGGTTGGGAGAGTGCGTCACTGGTGCGAAACAGAGTCAGTACCGAGGACTGGAGAGAAGTGAATTCGGAGACGAGACTGTCCCATGAAATGTGGGCCGTTTTTTAGCAGAATATCCGTATCCTGCCAAGATCAGATTTCACCACGAACATGCCTCATTAAACGCTTAACTGACAGTAGCTTAAGGCCAAATTCCCCCTGCAAAACCAAAATCGGTTCTTTCGCTGGCTTGTCAGATTCTTGCCGCACGTCTATTCTGAATTTGAAGGACGCATTTGTTCCCCGTAGTTACTCCGTTCCGGAAGGTTTCGATCAAGATGAAAATGTTTTGCGCTGGCCAGTGGCAGGATACCAAACAGTCAATCAATGTGACGAACCCCTTTGACCAGTCGGTCATCGATACAGTTCCCCAAGGAAGCGGCGAGGACATCCAGAACGCCGTAAGTGTGCTGGAGCGGGGGGCACAGATCATGAAATCCATGACGGCCTATGATCGCAGCGTGATCTTACAAAAAGCAGCGGAACTGATGCTGGAACGTCAGGATGATCTGGCCCGCACCATCAGCCTGGAAGTCGGAAAGATCCTGGGTGAAGGTCAGGTCGAAGCCAGCCGCAGTGCTGAAGTGATTCGGCTCTCCGCAGAAGAAGCCCGACGCATGATCGGTGAAATGATTCCACTGGAAGGCAACGCGGGCGGAAAAAACAAACTCGGCTTCACCCTGCGGGTTCCCTGCGGCATCGTGGCTGCGATTACTCCGTTCAACTTCCCACTGAACCTGGTCTGCCACAAAGTCGGCCCTGCCATTGCTGCGGGGAATGCGATCCTGATCAAACCGGCCAGCGACACGCCACTCTCTGCACTGAAGCTGACGGAGATCCTGCTCGAAGCCGGCCTGCCTCCCGAAGCGATCGCCTGCGTCACCGGTCCCGGGGGAGAAATCGGCCGCGCCATCTGCACCGACACCCGCATTCGCAAAATCAGCTTCACAGGTTCTTACGAGGTCGGAACCAAAATCTGTGAAATGGCCGGCATGAAACGTGTGACAATGGAACTGGGCAGCAACAGTCCCGTGGTTATTATGGACGATGCCGATCTGGAAAAAGCTGCGACTGCGATTACGATGGCCGGCTATGCCAATGCTGGTCAAGTCTGTATCTCGGCACAGCGGATTCTGACTTCTTCCAAAGTCAAAACAGATTTCGTCGATCTACTGAAATCCAAGGTCGATGTGCTGCAGACCGGTAATCAACTGGAAGAGAGTACCAAAATCGGCCCCATGGTGCGGGAAGCGGATGCCAGCCGGGTTGAGCAATGGGTCAACGAAGCCGTCAGCCAGGGAGCACGCCTGATTACCGGGGGCCAGCGAGAGGGAGCCATTTATGCCCCCACCATTCTGGATGATACTACGCCGGAAATGCAGGTCGTTAAAGACGAAATCTTTGGCCCCGCGGTCGCTCTGTCATACTTCGATGACATCGATGAAGCCGTACGGCTGGCCAATGACACCACCTACGGACTGTCGGCCGGTATCTTTACGCAGGATATTGATCGGGCCATGAAGTTTGCCCGGCAGGTCGAAAGCGGTAACATTCACATCAACTGGTCCAGCCAGTGGCGGGCCGATGCTATGCCTTACGGTGGCCTGAAACACAGCGGCACCGGTAAAGAAGGCCCCAAGTACGCCATTCATGAAATGAGCGAAGAAAAGATGGTGGTAATGCATCTCGCGGACTGACCCCGCGAGTTATTTCCCGATGCGGATTACTTCACCACATACTGTTCCAGGGTTTTGCCTTCACGGTATTTTCCGGACTGCTTGGCCTGAAACATTTCATTTGTCTTCACGTCAATCGCGGTGAGATAGTTGCCGCGATAGGCGGCTGTATCGAGACAGACCCAGCCATCAAAGACCAGCGGCTTACCTGATTTTTGCGCGGTATGCCCACAGATAATCCGTCGTCCGGAAGGGTCGGCCTCTTCGGTCCCTTTGAGTCGATCCCAGCGGAGCTCCTGTGGAGTCAGATCTTCCAGCGGCACTCCCGGCACAGCTGTGGCATGCACGAAAATGTCGGTGTCCGTTTCGTAGTAATCCAGGGCGGTAGCCATGAAAATCCGGTGCTCTTCCGGGATGAGGTCATAGCGTCCCCCGTAGGAATCCAGGGCTTCCTTTCCACCATGCTGCAACCAGGTAGACTCCCAGCGTCCTCCATGGAGTCCGTCCAGCATCATCTCTTCGTGATTCCCCTTGAGCATCACGAGCTTACAGGTGGACTTCAGATCCAGCAGCATTTCGATGACATGCTTCGTACCGGGACCACGGTCAACAGCATCCCCCAGACAGACGACGGTATCTTCGCGTTTGAGCTCCAGATGGTACAGAATCGTCCCCAGCGCAACATCACAACCGTGAATGTCACCGATCGCAATCGTACGTCCTTGCTGAGTCGTTTGATCCATCACGCGACTATCCTGTTTGAAGTCAACCTGAAAACAGCCTGGGGAACCGGCTTCCGGAGTCAGCTGCGACAGTCAGAGCTGCGCAACTGAACCAC is a window from the Gimesia benthica genome containing:
- the rlmN gene encoding 23S rRNA (adenine(2503)-C(2))-methyltransferase RlmN; this encodes MLSSENVPSTASPVEAGRLPLITDLTREQLAQWCIDHGSSSYRADQIRRWIFTKRVNDFDEMHDISKKFRELLKENFRLFSTTIVKRQTAKDRTEKLLLELEDGHHVECVLMREPKRNTVCISTQVGCAMGCVFCASGLLGLTRNLSMGEILEQILRLDRVIDEDERISNIVVMGIGEPLANLSALIPALDTLNHKGGMGIGARKITVSTVGLPAKIRELADVNKSYILAVSLHAPNDVLRDQIVPTNNKIGIQKILDATDYYYVTTGRRVTFEYILLSGVNDSPAHARELADLLKHRNAHVNLIPANGVEETGYQCPTTADVDRFFMTLAKGGVNVTVRKRKGDDIDAACGQLRLNREKEKEMVQIQ
- a CDS encoding ferredoxin family protein → MAHVVTEACFNCKYTDCVVVCPVECFYEGESMVYINPDECIDCEACVPECPVEAIFHEDNLPDKWQDYIQINAEKSQELPVITEKKEPLADS
- a CDS encoding aldehyde dehydrogenase family protein — its product is MKMFCAGQWQDTKQSINVTNPFDQSVIDTVPQGSGEDIQNAVSVLERGAQIMKSMTAYDRSVILQKAAELMLERQDDLARTISLEVGKILGEGQVEASRSAEVIRLSAEEARRMIGEMIPLEGNAGGKNKLGFTLRVPCGIVAAITPFNFPLNLVCHKVGPAIAAGNAILIKPASDTPLSALKLTEILLEAGLPPEAIACVTGPGGEIGRAICTDTRIRKISFTGSYEVGTKICEMAGMKRVTMELGSNSPVVIMDDADLEKAATAITMAGYANAGQVCISAQRILTSSKVKTDFVDLLKSKVDVLQTGNQLEESTKIGPMVREADASRVEQWVNEAVSQGARLITGGQREGAIYAPTILDDTTPEMQVVKDEIFGPAVALSYFDDIDEAVRLANDTTYGLSAGIFTQDIDRAMKFARQVESGNIHINWSSQWRADAMPYGGLKHSGTGKEGPKYAIHEMSEEKMVVMHLAD
- a CDS encoding dihydrodipicolinate synthase family protein; amino-acid sequence: MPEAAPAATYDPIKMIKPRRKLTGISAVLLPYLESGEIDRESLSAHVARTADLGITPAVNMDTGYVNLIDEPTFIEVLKITRETLNGGSFVAGAFVGDQTGAAFDADGYQHKIDLIQEYGGTPVIFQSFGLVEQTPEQIIESYRTIAANTDRFIGFELTRDLAPFGSVYDLDTYAALMEIPQCIGAKHSSFHREPEWERLQLRDQKRPDFKVFTGNDFGIDMVQYGSDYLLGLSTFAPDLFAKRDAYWEAGDPAFYELNDLLQYLGYFTFRSPSPAYKHSAAQFLHLRGWVKTNQTHPNSPTRPDSDIEILRELGQRLNVID
- a CDS encoding DegT/DnrJ/EryC1/StrS family aminotransferase, translated to MTNNTPTPVPFINLVDQYQRIKTEVQDAVLNVFENQSFVLGDEVAEFECDIAEYCDSRNAIGVASGTDALLLALMALEIGPGDEVITSPFTFFATGSSIARVGATPVFADIDPVSFNLCPESIEEKITERTKAIMPVHIFGQCADMEPIWRNAVRNGIPVIEDAAQAIGAEYRGRRAGVLGTVGCFSFFPTKNLGGAGDGGLVTTDDPDLATRIRRLRVHGDLGGYQHAEVGINSRLDALQAAVLRVKLKHLDQWTSERQENARRYNSLLRHYQLLDCIEPPAVLPDRRHVYNQYSLRVKGGQRDKVLNDLREKQIGCAIYYPRPLHLQQCFQYLGYQEGDLPVTELITSECLALPIFSELTATQQETVIRGIAESLGRLSSPHFPTLYSETSQVRKVA
- a CDS encoding metallophosphoesterase family protein, which produces MDQTTQQGRTIAIGDIHGCDVALGTILYHLELKREDTVVCLGDAVDRGPGTKHVIEMLLDLKSTCKLVMLKGNHEEMMLDGLHGGRWESTWLQHGGKEALDSYGGRYDLIPEEHRIFMATALDYYETDTDIFVHATAVPGVPLEDLTPQELRWDRLKGTEEADPSGRRIICGHTAQKSGKPLVFDGWVCLDTAAYRGNYLTAIDVKTNEMFQAKQSGKYREGKTLEQYVVK